CTTTCGATACTAAGCGCATCAAGTGCGGTCTCATCACGCAAAGGCTTTGTAAAAACTGGTCCCTCGCCCTTTTCAAAGCGCAGATCCATGCCCATTTCAAGAGGCACGACAAGGATATCGCTAAACAAAATGGCCGCATCAACGCCAAGAATTTCAACTGGCTGAAGCGTGACCTCGCTAGCCTTTTTATAGTCTTTACAAAGTGATAAAAAGTCCCCTGCTTTAGCTCTTACAGCCATATACTCTGGCAGATATCTACCAGCTTGGCGCATCATCCAAACAGGCGTATATTGGGTCGGTTTTTTCAAACAAGCGTCTATGAAAATCATCAAATTTCCTTTAAATTTTTAAATGGATATTATCCAAAAATAGCTAAAGAAAAGATGTAGGAGAAATTTTAAGCGTAAAAACGCTTAAAATTTTAGTGATCTCCCTTGTGAAGGAAGTAAAGTCCAAGGCAAAGCGCTAGGATAGAAGCCGCAAGATAGGCCATCTCAAGCGGTGTTGTGAAGTTTGCGTGAAGCACTCTTTGGAAGAAATTTACGATTAAAACCATGACGATCACTTTGCCAAGCTTGTCTTTTAGCTCATCAAGCGAATGCACTTCAAGCACCTTGCTCTGCTTTGACTGCTTTAGCTGTGTGATCTCTGAGATGAAAAGCTCGTAAATTCCGAAGCTAAATATATAAAGAACAAGCGCCATCAAGTATAGATCGATCGCTCCAACGACCTCACCAACGACCTCTGAGTGGAAATTTTCAACGTGAAAATCTGCAGCGAAGAAATATTTATAAACCTCTAAAAGCACCTTGCCGACATCATAACTTGCGATGATGAAAAGCACGATCGCACCTAAAAGTCCAAAGATCACTGGAAAAAGCGTGAAGCTGTTGCTTGCAAGCAAAATTCTCTCGAATATTTTACGCAATAAAAACCCTTTTTATGAAATTTAAAAAAGGGGGTATTTTATAGTTTTTTCCTTAAATTTTAGGCGCAAAATCGCAATTAATTTTAGTGCAAACTACTCATGCATCGTGGTCCATTTTTGTGCGATCCTGACGGCATTTGTCGCAGCTCCAACGCGGATCTGGTCGGCACTGCACCAAAGGTGAAGCACATTTGATCTAAAGTTATCAACCCTGATCCTGCCAACATAAGTCTCGTTTGTATCGCTTGAGATAGTAGGCATCGGATACTCTTTTTTTGCTGGATTATCGACTACGACGACGCTTGGAGCTTTGCTTAAAACCTCTCTTGCCGCATCTGCGCTCACGTCCTTATCAAAGTGGATAGTGATCGCCTCAGAGTGGCTTCTAAGCACTGGCACACGCACGCAAGTAGCGCTCACTTCGATATCTTTGTGAAGAATCTTTTGCGTTTCATTGACCATTTTCATCTCTTCTTTTGTATAGTCGTTATCCAAAAAAACGTCGATGTGTGGGATCACGTTTAGCGCTAGGCGGTGTGCAAAGACCTTTGGCTCGCACTCATCAAGCTTAAATTCAAAAAACTTTTGCATCTGCACAACAAGCTCCTCCATACCCTCTTTGCCAGCGCCACTTGCTGCTTGATAGGTAGAAACATCGACCCTGTTGATGCCAAAAGCGTCGTTTAGGGGTTTTAAAATTTGAACCATTTGGATGGTTGAGCAGTTTGGATTAGCGATGATGCCGCGGTTTTTCCACATAGCGATGTCGCTAGGATTACACTCAGGCACGACAAGCGGGATATCTTTATCCATCCTAAAATGGCTAGTATTGTCGATAACTACCGCGCCGCTGTCGGCTGCAAATTTGGCAAATTTCTCTGAAACTGAGCCGCCTGCGCTAAAAAATGCGATATCGATCTCGTGCTCGCTAAAAACTTTCTCGGTTAGCTCTTTTACTTTGTAGTGTTTGCCCTTAAATTCGATCTCCATGCCAACGCTCTTTGCACTTGCAAGTGGCAAAAGCTCACCAACTGGGAAATCAACCTCCTCCATAACTCTAAAAAGCTCTTCGCCTACCGCTCCAGTAGCACCAACGACCGCTACGTTAAATTTTCTCATCTGCTCTCCTTGGTTTCTTTTAATTTTCTTAATTTGCATAATTTTACTAGCCAAAAACTTAAATTTTTACCTATTTTTTACTTCTTGCTTGCAAAAATAGATCTTTTGGTAAAATTTCATCGCCCTCGCTTAGTATCGCCGCACGCTGCACGACCGAGATGAGCTCTCTTATGTTGCCTGGGTAGTCATAGCCCAAAAGCTCCTCTTTGGCTGCTTTTGAGAAATTTTTAGCCTCAAAGCCATACTCTTTGCAGCATTTGTCCAAAGCATCCTGCGCGATAGGTAAAATTTCGTCTTTTCGCTCGCGAAGTGGCGGTATAAAAAGCGGGATCGTGTTTAGGCGGTAGAAAAGATCCTCTCTAAACCTGCCCTCTTTCATAGCAAGCTCTAAATTTGCATTTGTAGCGCAGATGATGCGAACGTCTATCTTTTCGCTCTTTGTAGCACCAAGCCTTGTTATCTCGCGCTCCTGCAAGGCACGAAGCAATTTTGGCTGTAAATTTATAGGCATCTCGCCGATCTCATCTAAAAATAGCGTTCCGCCATTTGCCAGCTCAAACTGCCCTTTTTTGGTAGTCGCTGCGTCTGTAAAGGCGCCCTTTTCAAAGCCAAAAAGCTCACTTTCTATCAAATTTTCAGGGATCGCAGCCATATTTAAAGCGATAAATGCCGCATCTTTTCTAGGTGAGTTTGCGTGGATAAATTTAGCAAAGACCTCCTTACCAACGCCACTTTCGCCACTAAGCATGACTGAGGCGTCTGTTCTTGCAGCTTTTAGCGCGATATTTAGCGTGGCTTCAAGCGCCTTTGAAGTGGCTAAAAAGCCGTTATTTTCGCTTTTAGTTTCAACTTTTTTTATGCTTTTTGGAGTTTTTTGTTTTAGCGTCTCTACCCTTTTTATCGCTTCATATAGAGTTGAGACGTCAAATGGCTTGGTTAAAAAGTCCTTCACGCCGAGCCTAACGCTCTCGATCGCCTTGTTAAGTGTGGCGTTTCCAGTCATTATGATGACGTCAAATTTGCCATTTAACTCTTTAATGAACTCAAGTCCGTCCATCTTTGGCATGTTTATATCAGTGATTATTAGATCAGCGTCGTCGCTTAGCTTTTTTAGAGCTTCAACTGCGCTCTTGTAGCTTTTAATGTTTAGCTCTTCATACTCGCCAAGTGCGATCTCAAGCGACTTTCGCATATTGATGTCATCTTCTACTATGACGATATTCATTTGATCTCTTTTTTATTGAAGTGTGCCGATGATAGCGGATTTTGGCTTAAATTCCACCATAAATCTAACTGGCAAAATTTTCAAATTTGAAGCGTTTGTGACCTGTGCATTTTTGACATTTAGCTCATTTTTTATCATCACTTTTTTTAAGGCAAAGCAGTCAAAAATTTCATCTTTGTGTAAATTTAAAAAGCCAAGAGTTGTGGTATTTTCATCTTTAAAAGCGTCTATTTGGCAAAGAAATTTTGGTTTTGGATTAGGTGTTAAAGTCATCGCCTTTGAAAATGAAATTTCCTCAAAGGCAACTATTTGATTTTTCGTATCGACCTTCGCCCAGAAGATAAACTCCTCCAGGCAAAAGGCGAAATTTAAAAGTATCGTTAGTAAGAAAAGACTTCTCGCCACTTATCTTCGTCTATCTTAAGCTCCATATTTACCTTATAAAGCCCGTCTTTGAAATTTTCATTCACGATCCTTGCATTTTTGACAAGACCTTGAACCTTTGAAGTGATAGATGAGTCGTTTAGCATCGCATCTCTTACGGTGTCTTCAGCATTGATCTTTACGCCGTAAAGCTTGCCTGCAAGCTGCGAATAAGCATCAGCCATCGCCGCTCTTTTCGCAAGTGTAACAGACTGAGCGTATGAGAGCGAATTTAGCGGAGCTATGCCCTCGCCTGTGGCTCTAAAAGTGGTCTCTCTTGGAGCGCTATCATATATCATCTTCTCTTTTTTCATCACCTCTCTAAGATCGTCTTTATCGACCTTTTGGATGACTACGTTGCGGTTTGATGTGCTAGTTGGCTCGCCCATAAAGCCATTAAATGAGCAACCACCAAAAATAGCAACCATCAAAGCAAAAGATAAAATTTTAACCTTCATAAACAACCTTTTTTATGCTTTTATTTAAAATTTAATAGCAAAATTTATTCCAAAAGCCCCATATCTTCGCTTGGTGCTTCATCCTCATCTTCGCCATCATCTGCCTTAGGGCATCTTGCAATACTTACAACATCATCGCCATCTACATTTACCACGATCACGCCGCTTGTGTTACGTCCTGCTTTGCGGATGCTTTGCATATCAACTCTTATCATCTTGCCGCTTGATGTTAGAGCCATCAGATCTTGCTCTTCATCAACCATCACAACGCCCACTAGATCGCCTGTTCTGCTTGTTAGCTTCATGCAGATGACGCCTTTGCCGCCGCGGTTTGTCAAGCGGTACTCGTCAGCGGTTGTTCGCTTGCCGATACCTTTTTGAGATATGCTTAAAATTTCTTGGTCATTGCTTTCGATGACTGCTGCACCTACGACCTCATCGCCTGGCTCTTTAAATTTAATGCCAGTTACGCCGCGTGCAGTTCTACCCATTTGGCGAACCTTGCTGATCTTAAATTTAAGACACATACCCTTTTTAGTAACGACAAATAGCATTGTCTCATCGCCTGAGTTTGCGTCTTCTTCGGCATTTACACTATCTTCGTCGATCTCGTTTTGAAGCTCTTCAACTTCAAGCACCTCTGTCTCAACGCTTAGCTCGTTTTCAGGATCGGTGACCGGCATATCATCGTATGTTTGAGCGATGAGCGCAGTTACTAGCTCGTCGTTCTCATCGAGGCTTATAGCTCTTACGCCAACTGAGCGGATGTTTTTAAATTCGCTTAAATTTGTGCGTTTTACGATGCCATTTTTAGTGAAGAACGCTAGCGATTTGCTCTCGTCAAAGTCAGTCGTTGGGATGATCGCTTTGATCTTCTCATCAGGCTGCAACTGGATCAAATTTACAACTGCTTTGCCCTTTGCTGTGCGGCTTCCCTCTGGGATCTTATAGACTTTTAGCCAGTATAGCTGTCCGCGGTCAGTCACAAACATAAGCGTATCGTGAGTATTTGAAGTAAAGAAGCTCTCTATAAAGTCATCATCATATGTTGTGACCGCTACTTTGCCCTTGCCACCACGTTTTTGCTTCTCATACTGCTTGCTTGGCACACGCTTGATGTAGCCGCGGTGAGTTATGGTTACGACCATATTTTCATTTGGTATGAGGTCTTCAATGTCGATATCATCGTAGTCATCAACGATCTCAGTCACTCTTGGTACTTTAAATTTATTTTTGATCTCAAGAAGCTCTTCTTTGATCAAATTTTCAAGCAATGTCTCGCTCTTTAAAATTTCATCAAGTCTTGCGATCTCAGCCATAAGCTCGGCTAGCTCGGCCTCTAGTTTTTCTCTCTCTAAGCCTGTAAGCTTGCTTAAACGCATATCAAGGATAGCGTTTGCTTGAAGCTCTGAGAGGTTAAATTTACTCATCAAGCCTTCTCTAGCAACCGCCGTATCAGCACTATTTCTAATAAGCTCGATCACCTCGTCGATATTATCAAGTGCGATCTTTAGGCCCTCTAAGATGTGGGCTCTTGCGCGTGCTTTTTCAAGCTCAAATATCGTCCTTCTAATGATAACGGTTTTTCTGTGATTTAAAAATAGCTTAAGTAGCTCGATAAGGTTAAATACCTTTGGCTCTTTGTTATTAATAGCAAGCATAATAACGCCAAAAGTGCTCTCCATCGTGGTTGATTTAAATAGGTTGTTTAGCACGATGTCACTCATAGCGTCGCGTTTTAGCTCGATGACTACACGGATGCCGTCCTTGTCAGACTCATCTCTAACCTCGCTGATGCCATCTATCTGTTTATCTTTTACAAGCTCAGCGATCTGCTCGATGAGCCTTGCTTTGTTTGTTTGATAAGGCAGCTCGTCGATTACTATGACATCTTTGTTTGGCTTTTTTTCTATGTGAGTTTTGGCTCTTAGTTTGACCCTGCCACGACCTGTGCGGTAGGCCTCTATGATGCCCTTTTTACCAAAGATGATACCGCCAGTTGGGAAGTCTGGACCTTTTATAAATTCCATCACCTCTTCAAGTGTCGCCTCTTTGTTTTCAAGAAGTAGCAAAAGACCGTCTATTAGCTCATCAAGGCTGTGTGGCGGGATATTTGTCGCCATACCAACAGCAATGCCGCTTGAGCCATTTAATAATAAATTTGGCACACGGCTAGGCAAAACATCTGGCTCGACCTCTCTATCATCGTAGTTTGGTACAAAATCAACCGTGTCTTTGTCGATATCTTTTAAAAGCTCTTCAGTAAGCATAGTCATTCTAGCTTCTGTATAACGCATCGCAGCTGCGCTGTCGCCGTCAATAGAGCCAAAGTTTCCTTGTCCATCAACAACTGGATAGCGCATAGAAAATTTCTGAGCCATACGAACAAGTGCGTCATAAACCGCTGTGTCGCCGTGTGGGTGGTACTTACCGATGACTTCACCGACGATACGAGCTGACTTCATATAAGCACTTCTGCTGCCAACGCCTAGGTTATCCATAGCGTATAAAATTCTTCTATGAACTGGCTTTAGTCCGTCTCTAGCGTCAGGCAAAGCACGTCCAACGATGACGCTCATAGAGTAGTCAAGATAGCTATTTTTTATAGAATCTTCGATATCAACTGAAGCGATATCTTGAGTTAATTCAAGTAGATTGTCTTTCATTTTTATCCTTAAATTTAGCTTGAGGGATTTTAGCTAAAAATTGATAAAAACTTGCTAAGGGCAAAGCGGCTTGGGTTAAATTTAACCCTTAAGCACGCTCATAATATGTAGCTCCGTTTGAAAAACGCTTTGTGTAAAGTGGGGTGTATGGCACAAGATCAGCGTGTCCTGCGTAGAGCCTCCCCTCTGGTTTAAGTAGCTTGTGCAGCCTCTCGACGCATTTTAGTCTAAATTCGTCGTCAAAATATATCATCATATTTCTTGAAAGGACGATGTCAAATTTACCAAGATTAAACATCGCATCGTCAAAAACATTTAAAATTTTAAACTCACACCTTGGTAAAATTTCTTTTTTGATGAAAAATTTGTCATCTTTTTTTATAAAAAATCTCTCCTTTTGAAACTCGCTTAGCCTATGTAAGCTCCTCTCGCCATAGCTTCCGACGCTACAAGCTTGTATGGCTTCTGAGTTTATGTCGATGCCAGTTAGCTGGATATCACTTTGTTTAAGACCAAATTCATAAGCAAGCATAGCAAGCGAATAGACCTCATCGCCAGTTGAGCAAGGCGCGCATAAAATTCTAGCCTCCCCAAGCTCTTTTGCGTAGTAGATCACGTCTTTTAGCTGTGCTAGCTCTCTATAAAAATATGTCTCATTTACGGTGACTAAATTTAAAAGATCTTGCC
This genomic stretch from Campylobacter concisus harbors:
- a CDS encoding YqhA family protein, yielding MRKIFERILLASNSFTLFPVIFGLLGAIVLFIIASYDVGKVLLEVYKYFFAADFHVENFHSEVVGEVVGAIDLYLMALVLYIFSFGIYELFISEITQLKQSKQSKVLEVHSLDELKDKLGKVIVMVLIVNFFQRVLHANFTTPLEMAYLAASILALCLGLYFLHKGDH
- a CDS encoding aspartate-semialdehyde dehydrogenase, with amino-acid sequence MRKFNVAVVGATGAVGEELFRVMEEVDFPVGELLPLASAKSVGMEIEFKGKHYKVKELTEKVFSEHEIDIAFFSAGGSVSEKFAKFAADSGAVVIDNTSHFRMDKDIPLVVPECNPSDIAMWKNRGIIANPNCSTIQMVQILKPLNDAFGINRVDVSTYQAASGAGKEGMEELVVQMQKFFEFKLDECEPKVFAHRLALNVIPHIDVFLDNDYTKEEMKMVNETQKILHKDIEVSATCVRVPVLRSHSEAITIHFDKDVSADAAREVLSKAPSVVVVDNPAKKEYPMPTISSDTNETYVGRIRVDNFRSNVLHLWCSADQIRVGAATNAVRIAQKWTTMHE
- a CDS encoding sigma-54-dependent transcriptional regulator, which produces MNIVIVEDDINMRKSLEIALGEYEELNIKSYKSAVEALKKLSDDADLIITDINMPKMDGLEFIKELNGKFDVIIMTGNATLNKAIESVRLGVKDFLTKPFDVSTLYEAIKRVETLKQKTPKSIKKVETKSENNGFLATSKALEATLNIALKAARTDASVMLSGESGVGKEVFAKFIHANSPRKDAAFIALNMAAIPENLIESELFGFEKGAFTDAATTKKGQFELANGGTLFLDEIGEMPINLQPKLLRALQEREITRLGATKSEKIDVRIICATNANLELAMKEGRFREDLFYRLNTIPLFIPPLRERKDEILPIAQDALDKCCKEYGFEAKNFSKAAKEELLGYDYPGNIRELISVVQRAAILSEGDEILPKDLFLQARSKK
- a CDS encoding LPP20 family lipoprotein, whose protein sequence is MKVKILSFALMVAIFGGCSFNGFMGEPTSTSNRNVVIQKVDKDDLREVMKKEKMIYDSAPRETTFRATGEGIAPLNSLSYAQSVTLAKRAAMADAYSQLAGKLYGVKINAEDTVRDAMLNDSSITSKVQGLVKNARIVNENFKDGLYKVNMELKIDEDKWREVFSY
- the gyrA gene encoding DNA gyrase subunit A → MKDNLLELTQDIASVDIEDSIKNSYLDYSMSVIVGRALPDARDGLKPVHRRILYAMDNLGVGSRSAYMKSARIVGEVIGKYHPHGDTAVYDALVRMAQKFSMRYPVVDGQGNFGSIDGDSAAAMRYTEARMTMLTEELLKDIDKDTVDFVPNYDDREVEPDVLPSRVPNLLLNGSSGIAVGMATNIPPHSLDELIDGLLLLLENKEATLEEVMEFIKGPDFPTGGIIFGKKGIIEAYRTGRGRVKLRAKTHIEKKPNKDVIVIDELPYQTNKARLIEQIAELVKDKQIDGISEVRDESDKDGIRVVIELKRDAMSDIVLNNLFKSTTMESTFGVIMLAINNKEPKVFNLIELLKLFLNHRKTVIIRRTIFELEKARARAHILEGLKIALDNIDEVIELIRNSADTAVAREGLMSKFNLSELQANAILDMRLSKLTGLEREKLEAELAELMAEIARLDEILKSETLLENLIKEELLEIKNKFKVPRVTEIVDDYDDIDIEDLIPNENMVVTITHRGYIKRVPSKQYEKQKRGGKGKVAVTTYDDDFIESFFTSNTHDTLMFVTDRGQLYWLKVYKIPEGSRTAKGKAVVNLIQLQPDEKIKAIIPTTDFDESKSLAFFTKNGIVKRTNLSEFKNIRSVGVRAISLDENDELVTALIAQTYDDMPVTDPENELSVETEVLEVEELQNEIDEDSVNAEEDANSGDETMLFVVTKKGMCLKFKISKVRQMGRTARGVTGIKFKEPGDEVVGAAVIESNDQEILSISQKGIGKRTTADEYRLTNRGGKGVICMKLTSRTGDLVGVVMVDEEQDLMALTSSGKMIRVDMQSIRKAGRNTSGVIVVNVDGDDVVSIARCPKADDGEDEDEAPSEDMGLLE
- a CDS encoding CheR family methyltransferase, whose product is MLFNKVDKQSEVLEAKAPSDMDGFNEFMSTIKTLCGVDLEPKRDITLQRVSIFAKNRQIKSFKDLVSMIRFDTLFRQDLLNLVTVNETYFYRELAQLKDVIYYAKELGEARILCAPCSTGDEVYSLAMLAYEFGLKQSDIQLTGIDINSEAIQACSVGSYGERSLHRLSEFQKERFFIKKDDKFFIKKEILPRCEFKILNVFDDAMFNLGKFDIVLSRNMMIYFDDEFRLKCVERLHKLLKPEGRLYAGHADLVPYTPLYTKRFSNGATYYERA